Proteins from a single region of Bacteroidales bacterium:
- the cydB gene encoding cytochrome d ubiquinol oxidase subunit II, with protein MFETLSLLSLQQYWWIIISLLGSLLVFLFFVQGGQTLIYRLGKTEMERKMIVNSLGRKWEFTFTTLVTFGGAFFASFPLFYSTSFGGAYWVWMIILFAFIIQAISYEYRTKPNNFLGQKTYEAFLFVNGAVGTILIGVAVSTFFTGSEFSVDKLNLTNIFGTGSTAISAWQGPAHGLEAALNIQNLSLGLAVFFLARVLGILYLDNDIDDKNIKQRVRRQLIINGIPFVVFFLLFTGLLLTKDGFAVVPQDGVDPLFWTVQMEPYKYLHNFLAMPVVLILFLIGVLAVLWGLIGTILSKCSKGIWIAGAGTVFTVFSLFLVAGFNLTAFYPSTYDLNSSLTIMNSSSSHFTLTVMGYVSLMVPFVLAYIVIAWRAINNKKITSQEFDEEWHSY; from the coding sequence ATGTTTGAAACACTATCATTATTATCATTGCAGCAATACTGGTGGATCATCATATCATTGCTGGGCAGCCTGCTGGTATTTTTATTCTTTGTGCAGGGCGGCCAAACGCTCATCTACCGACTGGGCAAAACTGAAATGGAACGTAAGATGATCGTCAACTCGCTGGGGCGTAAATGGGAATTTACCTTTACTACCCTTGTAACTTTTGGCGGTGCCTTTTTTGCCAGCTTTCCGCTATTTTATTCGACAAGCTTTGGGGGCGCTTACTGGGTGTGGATGATTATCCTGTTTGCTTTTATCATACAGGCCATCTCCTATGAATACCGCACCAAACCCAACAACTTTTTAGGACAAAAAACCTACGAAGCTTTCCTATTTGTTAATGGAGCGGTTGGTACCATACTTATTGGCGTAGCTGTTTCTACCTTTTTTACCGGAAGCGAATTTTCGGTTGATAAACTCAACCTAACCAACATTTTCGGCACGGGCTCTACAGCCATCTCAGCCTGGCAAGGTCCGGCGCACGGATTGGAAGCTGCACTCAACATCCAAAACCTATCGCTGGGACTGGCAGTCTTTTTTCTGGCGCGCGTGCTGGGCATCCTTTATCTCGACAACGACATCGACGACAAAAACATCAAACAACGCGTTCGGCGCCAGCTCATTATTAATGGAATTCCCTTTGTCGTCTTCTTTCTGCTCTTTACCGGACTGTTGCTCACAAAAGATGGCTTTGCAGTAGTTCCGCAGGATGGAGTCGATCCATTGTTCTGGACTGTGCAGATGGAACCTTATAAATATCTGCATAACTTTCTGGCGATGCCGGTGGTACTTATTCTGTTTTTGATTGGTGTGCTGGCGGTGCTTTGGGGTCTAATCGGTACAATTTTAAGCAAATGTTCCAAGGGTATCTGGATAGCCGGCGCCGGCACAGTATTCACCGTTTTCTCCTTATTTCTGGTTGCAGGTTTCAACCTTACGGCTTTCTACCCTTCCACATACGATCTGAACAGCTCTTTAACCATCATGAATAGTTCCTCAAGCCACTTTACGCTTACGGTTATGGGCTATGTTTCGCTGATGGTTCCCTTTGTTCTGGCTTATATCGTAATTGCCTGGCGCGCCATTAACAACAAAAAAATAACTTCACAGGAATTCGATGAGGAATGGCATTCTTATTAA
- a CDS encoding DUF4492 domain-containing protein, producing MNSKGNIVGRIWRFYYNGFASMTWGRQLWLIIFIKLFIMFVVLKLFFFPNFLKTNFDTDSERSNYVIERLTDID from the coding sequence ATGAATTCGAAAGGCAACATTGTGGGCAGGATATGGCGCTTTTACTACAACGGCTTTGCCTCGATGACCTGGGGGCGACAGTTGTGGCTGATCATTTTCATCAAACTATTCATCATGTTTGTGGTGTTGAAACTGTTTTTCTTTCCCAATTTTCTCAAAACTAATTTCGACACTGATTCCGAAAGGAGCAACTATGTAATTGAACGCCTCACCGACATCGATTAA
- a CDS encoding cytochrome ubiquinol oxidase subunit I: MENFDILLVDWSRGQFALTAMFHWIFVPLTLGLAFIIAIMETIYVRTGDEKWKTLTKFWAKLFGINFAIGIATGIILEFEFGTNWSNYSWFVGDIFGAPLAIEGIMAFFLESTFIAVMFFGWNKVSKGFHLLATWLVAIGANLSALWILVANAWMQNPVGMAFNPDTARNEMVDFWAILFSPTAINKFLHTIASGYVLAAIFVVGISAWFLLKKRNTVFAKQSIVIASVFGIVSSLFLIFTGDESAREVAKVQPMKFAAMEALADGGTNIPLVAIGHLENQPATAPGGELQFRDFIFKIEIPSLLSLMTYLDPNAYIPGMRDIINGYHDPHTGKDVPSYPEKIRRGKEAITTLKMYKEAMSDGDPEKIEEYGARFDDPEWIDNTFRYFGFGYYNDDNMAGLVPNVPIAFHSFHLMVILSMHFLALFFVMLLFVLRNRLEKMQWLLYIAIWTIPLVYIASQAGWVLAELGRQPWVIQDLMPTLAAVSQLDSSTVQVTFWLFAITFTTLFIAEIKIMITQIKKGMTGGK, translated from the coding sequence ATGGAAAACTTCGACATTCTCCTCGTCGACTGGTCGCGGGGACAATTTGCGCTCACGGCGATGTTTCACTGGATATTTGTGCCATTGACGCTCGGGCTTGCATTTATCATCGCCATTATGGAGACGATTTATGTGCGCACCGGCGACGAAAAGTGGAAAACTCTCACCAAGTTCTGGGCGAAGCTTTTTGGGATCAACTTCGCCATCGGCATCGCTACGGGCATCATCCTGGAATTTGAGTTTGGCACCAACTGGAGCAACTACTCCTGGTTTGTAGGCGACATCTTCGGCGCGCCGCTGGCCATCGAAGGCATCATGGCCTTTTTCCTGGAATCAACTTTTATTGCCGTGATGTTTTTTGGCTGGAACAAGGTGAGCAAAGGGTTTCACCTGCTCGCCACCTGGCTGGTAGCTATCGGTGCCAACCTCTCCGCATTGTGGATTCTGGTGGCCAACGCCTGGATGCAAAACCCGGTGGGTATGGCTTTTAATCCTGACACAGCCCGCAACGAAATGGTCGACTTCTGGGCGATACTTTTTTCGCCTACCGCCATCAACAAATTTTTGCACACCATTGCCTCCGGCTACGTTTTGGCTGCAATATTTGTAGTTGGCATCTCAGCCTGGTTTCTACTCAAGAAACGAAACACTGTTTTTGCCAAACAAAGCATTGTGATAGCCTCAGTTTTTGGAATCGTAAGTTCGTTATTTTTGATATTCACCGGCGACGAATCTGCGCGTGAAGTAGCAAAAGTACAACCCATGAAATTTGCCGCAATGGAAGCATTAGCGGATGGAGGCACCAATATCCCGCTTGTCGCAATAGGCCATCTCGAAAATCAGCCAGCAACCGCACCGGGAGGGGAATTGCAGTTCCGCGATTTTATTTTTAAAATAGAAATACCCAGCTTGCTCTCCTTAATGACTTATCTCGACCCAAACGCTTACATTCCAGGCATGAGGGATATCATAAATGGCTACCATGATCCTCACACCGGCAAAGATGTGCCTTCTTATCCCGAAAAGATACGACGTGGCAAAGAGGCCATTACCACTCTCAAAATGTACAAAGAAGCGATGAGCGATGGCGATCCCGAAAAGATAGAAGAATATGGTGCACGCTTCGATGACCCAGAATGGATTGACAATACATTCAGGTATTTTGGCTTTGGATATTATAATGATGACAACATGGCCGGGCTTGTGCCCAATGTGCCGATCGCGTTTCACTCTTTTCATCTCATGGTGATACTTTCCATGCATTTTCTGGCGCTGTTCTTTGTGATGCTCCTATTCGTTTTACGCAACCGGCTGGAGAAAATGCAGTGGCTGCTTTATATAGCTATCTGGACCATTCCGCTGGTTTACATCGCCAGCCAGGCCGGTTGGGTGCTGGCCGAACTAGGACGCCAACCCTGGGTAATACAGGATCTGATGCCCACGCTGGCTGCCGTTTCGCAGCTCGATTCCAGTACCGTGCAGGTTACTTTCTGGCTCTTTGCCATCACCTTCACCACGCTGTTTATCGCCGAAATAAAAATTATGATTACTCAAATAAAAAAAGGAATGACAGGAGGAAAATAA